CCTGTATCTCCTCGACCGTGGCGGGGGCTACCGCACCTGCAGGATGGTGCAAGGCGTCGTCTACCGCGAACTTGTCCTGATAGGCCGCGATGTCGGTTCCATCGAAGTAGACGTGAGCGGCACCTAGAGCGGACTGAAAGGCACCTAGCGCCTGCCTGGCACGCGCGGGATCGAGCGCGGGAAGGGGCAGGCTCATGGCAGCCTCGCCCACCGCGAAACACTGTCGCGAACCCCGCAGCCACCCTTCCCGTAGCCGCCGTTCATACGGGCACGCGGCGCGCGCACGCTCTCTTCGCCCTTCGAATCCATCTCGCTCCACCGCCCTTTGCAGGCTTGTAATTCATAACGATCGTTATCGTTTCAGATGGAGTCGCGCTTGTCAACGCAGGGATGGAATGCGGTTCGCGCAGGGCTCTGCGTCCAGGTGGCATGGACAGGTTTCAGAAGGTTGCCTTTTCCGCCGCTCGATCGAAAGCTGCACTTACGGACACGCCAACGTTCCAGGCATTATTGCTGCCCTGCGCTGGTCATGGCATGTCGTCATGATGATCGAGCGCTATGAACCTCCCTCGGAATTTCTGAAATCGGTCATGCTGAGCAAGTGCCGCTGGCCGATGGACCGTTTGCTGCTGCGAACCTTGAGAGGCTCATAGAACTCACTCGTGACCCTGATCGCGCAAATCGCGATTGGGCCGTCTTGCTTCTAAGCCAAGAGGGCAGAGGCACATCCGCCGTGCGGGATGCGTTATTTCGTGCCGCATCAGACGCGGACGATTGCGTCAGAGGCGAAGCGATATTGGGGCTTGCCGGCCTTGATCCCATTACCGCGCTCCCATTCGTACAAGCGGAACTCAGAAGGGAATCAATTACGATCCCTGCGCTGGAAGCAGCCAGCATTTGTGCGGACCCTTCATTGATCCCTGATCTGAAAGTATGGGCGGAGCCTTCCGATCAGCCTTCCGCAGACAAGCTGGCTGCGGAAGCGTTGGCAGCCTGTGAGCGGGCCGTTCGCTAGCCCGCAATTTCGGTCATTCCGGTCGTGTGCTGGCCTTCCCGAACCGGAGCGACCGGATTTCACGATTTTAATCTGAAACTTGCCGTTCGGCGAACGCCCCATTGCGGAAATTCACAGCGACGCGGGTTTGTGCGAGAAGCGGACGTTAGATCATACCAATGAGGCGCAAAATGCTTGAGACCAGAAATTGGTTTGCGAAACAACCGGCGAGCGAGGGGGAACTAGCGGAAATCAGGCATGCGCTCCCCACGACCCTCCCGTTGGCCTATTTCGATTTGCTAGCAGAGACGAATGGCGGTGAGGGGCCCTTGCCGGTGAATCCATACACCTTCTGTCTCGACCCAGTCGTGACCGTGTTGGACGCATTCCGCTCACGCAATTACGATAGGCCTGATCTGGACGGCTTCCTAGTTTTTGGGGGTGACGGAAGCCGCGAATTGATCGCGTTCGACATGCGCAGCGGTCTTCCGGGCGCTATTGTGACAATCGATATCGTTGTCGGGCCCGAGAGCGCGGAAATCGTTGCCTCTAACTTCGACCAGTTTGTAAGCATGCTCGGGCACAGTTCTGAGGATTACCGGCGGCTTTAATCTTACGAATTCTGAAAGCAGCCTGACCGCTTCCCACCCATTCCTGACATAAAGGCCATCTTCCGCAGTTCCTGATAGCTGCCGGTCGGTCGCCACGGGATGTGTCTCGCCGCCTAGCCGTGAATGCGCTCCAGCAGGCCGATCAGGGTCTCGACTTCGGCTTCGGAGAACCGCCGCTTCAGCCAGGCCTCGTGCGCGCGCACGGCCTGGCGCGCCTGCTCCAGCATCTCGGCACCGGCGGGCTGGAGGTGCAGCGCCAGCTTGCGCCGGTCCCCCGGAATGGGTTCGCGCCGCAGCAGGTCGCGCGCGGCGAGGCGGTTGATGATCTCCGTCGTCGTCGCCCGGTCCATCTGGAGGTGCTGCGAGAGATCGGTCTGCGAAAGACCCGGCCAGTCAGCCACCAGCCAGAGCACCGAGACCTGCTTCTGGGTCAGGCCGAGTTCGGAAAAGGTTTCGGTGAAGTGCCGATAGACCGCGCCATGCGCCAGCCGGATATGGAATCCCAGGACCGAATCGAGGTCGCCACGACCCACTTCGGCAACCGCGATCGCGGCGTCTGCGCTGTCTCTGTTCTTGCCCACGGGCGCGATGCTAGCCGCGTTCCCGGTCCGCGCCAAGCGGATTGCGGGCGGAAGTCTGTCTCCTCGCGATATTGTTCGTGGCACGAACATTTCGCTTGTCCGCACCTGCCCCCAGCGTTACTTTTCATGGACGCACGCGGCAGCGCCGTGGCGGGACAATGGGAGATTCGTGATGGCCGGCAACCTTGAACAGGTTCTGCAAAAGGCAGGAAATACCGTGGAAAT
The DNA window shown above is from Novosphingobium sp. RL4 and carries:
- a CDS encoding MarR family transcriptional regulator — encoded protein: MGKNRDSADAAIAVAEVGRGDLDSVLGFHIRLAHGAVYRHFTETFSELGLTQKQVSVLWLVADWPGLSQTDLSQHLQMDRATTTEIINRLAARDLLRREPIPGDRRKLALHLQPAGAEMLEQARQAVRAHEAWLKRRFSEAEVETLIGLLERIHG
- a CDS encoding SMI1/KNR4 family protein, giving the protein MLETRNWFAKQPASEGELAEIRHALPTTLPLAYFDLLAETNGGEGPLPVNPYTFCLDPVVTVLDAFRSRNYDRPDLDGFLVFGGDGSRELIAFDMRSGLPGAIVTIDIVVGPESAEIVASNFDQFVSMLGHSSEDYRRL
- a CDS encoding HEAT repeat domain-containing protein codes for the protein MPLADGPFAAANLERLIELTRDPDRANRDWAVLLLSQEGRGTSAVRDALFRAASDADDCVRGEAILGLAGLDPITALPFVQAELRRESITIPALEAASICADPSLIPDLKVWAEPSDQPSADKLAAEALAACERAVR